Within the bacterium genome, the region GGCAGAAAACCTTCACAGAACACGATACTTGAGGCAGCATCATTAGCAGCATTTTACTCAGATGCCAAACACGCGTCGCTTGTGCCCGTGGTCTTCACCAAAAGAAAGTATGTGCATCCTATCAAGGGACAAATTGGCAAAGTAAGGCTCGACCAATGGGAAACCGTTATGGTTGAACCGAAGGAATCCATAACCTAAAGTTTCATCATGTAAATTCTGTAAATCTTATACATCTTCGCACCTATATCCTCGAGAGCCTTGTTCATCGGCACATTATCCTCAAGCACCCACGAACACTCAGCTGCTATGTAACCTTTCTTAAGTCC harbors:
- a CDS encoding fibronectin/fibrinogen-binding protein encodes the protein GRKPSQNTILEAASLAAFYSDAKHASLVPVVFTKRKYVHPIKGQIGKVRLDQWETVMVEPKESIT